In a single window of the Candidatus Kaiserbacteria bacterium genome:
- the murD gene encoding UDP-N-acetylmuramoyl-L-alanine--D-glutamate ligase, which produces MIDPKEYFKDKKITVMGLGLLGRGVGDTAFLAECGADIIVTDMKSGEQLAESLEKLAIYSNITYALGGHKDADFLGRDMILKAAGVPLDSSFVALARKDDAEIAMSGALFAKLSGIPVIGVTGTRGKSTVTHMIHHVLSHVTEGTPVLLGGNVRGVSNLQLLKEVTEDSIAVMELDSWQLQGFGELSFSPQISVFTNFMEDHMNYYKGNMGAYFADKANIFMYQDEPDTLVTTQEVLNSAEVFAREKGFELVQDIRLVDASILPDDCLLTMPGEHNRLNAALALEALKATGLTDDEIFEGLTTFPGVPGRLEYLGEIKGVKIYNDNNATTPTAVVRGIEAVANPTTGVKNVILICGGAYKDVDPNVLVVPIEKYCKQVIFLPGTGTDKLIESLDTIPVNRNSVEGVTGIEMLESAVKAGLAVGEAGDVFLFSPGFASFGLFVNEYERNDQFVEIIKSYETE; this is translated from the coding sequence ATGATTGACCCTAAAGAGTATTTTAAAGATAAAAAGATAACAGTAATGGGCTTGGGCCTTCTTGGTCGGGGAGTGGGCGACACCGCTTTTTTGGCAGAGTGTGGGGCCGATATTATTGTGACTGACATGAAGTCGGGTGAGCAACTTGCGGAATCACTTGAGAAACTGGCTATATACTCCAATATCACCTATGCGCTCGGCGGGCACAAAGACGCAGACTTTCTTGGACGAGATATGATTCTGAAAGCAGCCGGTGTGCCACTTGATTCTTCATTCGTCGCACTCGCGCGAAAAGATGACGCAGAAATTGCGATGAGTGGGGCGCTCTTTGCTAAACTTTCAGGAATTCCAGTTATTGGCGTGACGGGTACACGAGGGAAATCGACAGTAACCCATATGATTCACCATGTGCTTTCACACGTGACTGAGGGTACTCCAGTACTGCTTGGGGGTAATGTGCGAGGCGTTTCTAATTTGCAGTTGCTCAAGGAGGTAACTGAAGACTCGATTGCAGTAATGGAGCTTGACTCATGGCAGTTGCAGGGCTTTGGGGAACTCAGTTTCAGTCCTCAGATATCGGTCTTTACCAATTTCATGGAGGACCACATGAATTATTATAAAGGAAACATGGGAGCGTATTTTGCTGACAAGGCAAATATTTTTATGTATCAAGATGAGCCGGATACGTTGGTAACGACGCAAGAAGTCCTAAATAGTGCAGAAGTGTTTGCCCGAGAAAAAGGTTTTGAGTTGGTACAGGACATACGACTTGTTGATGCGTCAATCCTTCCCGATGATTGTCTCCTTACGATGCCGGGCGAGCATAATCGCCTCAATGCAGCACTTGCACTTGAAGCACTTAAAGCAACAGGGCTTACCGACGATGAGATTTTTGAGGGACTCACCACATTCCCTGGGGTACCAGGAAGACTTGAGTATTTGGGAGAAATAAAAGGAGTAAAAATATACAATGACAACAATGCGACGACACCGACTGCGGTAGTGCGAGGAATTGAGGCGGTAGCCAATCCGACAACAGGCGTAAAGAACGTGATTCTTATTTGTGGCGGCGCATATAAAGACGTAGACCCCAATGTGCTTGTGGTGCCAATCGAAAAATATTGCAAGCAGGTGATATTCCTTCCGGGAACAGGAACCGACAAACTCATAGAATCCCTCGACACTATTCCGGTTAACCGGAATAGTGTCGAGGGTGTGACGGGGATTGAGATGCTTGAAAGTGCGGTGAAAGCCGGCCTCGCCGTAGGCGAGGCCGGTGATGTATTTCTCTTTTCTCCGGGCTTCGCTTCTTTTGGCTTGTTTGTGAATGAGTACGAGCGCAACGACCAGTTTGTTGAGATAATAAAGTCGTATGAAACTGAGTGA
- a CDS encoding UDP-N-acetylmuramate--L-alanine ligase, translating to MKLSDIQKVHFVGIGGIGMSALARLFLHEKKQVSGSDRTVSDIIRALSEEGVQIFDEQRESNVTPDIDLLIYTEAMSHDHEELKRARALGIITINYFDALGMVANEYYLIAVAGSHGKTTTTAMLIDIFEAAGFDPSGVVGSLRAKTKSNYRAGKSKYFIVEACEYKRDFLSLTPDILVITNLEHEHVDYYKNLGEVQQAFREFACQVREGGVVIVNFSGENIAPILESVTVSVQDYGKYFDPLLSLMVPGIHNQMNAAAAIAAAEYVGISRDVAKAALTKFVGTWRRFEYKGEVQGAKVYDDYGHHPTEIAATLQGARELYPDKKITLVFQSHTYSRTNELFDDFVSALSNADEVYILPIYAAREENESGVSHTLLSEAVAKGGVSIHAHDSFETVVKELKAHIGTHDVVLVMGAGDITHLATQLVS from the coding sequence ATGAAACTGAGTGATATTCAAAAAGTACATTTTGTGGGTATTGGGGGTATTGGTATGTCGGCGTTAGCACGACTTTTTCTTCATGAGAAAAAGCAGGTGAGTGGCTCTGATCGCACGGTGTCAGATATCATCCGTGCACTCAGTGAAGAAGGTGTACAGATTTTTGATGAGCAGCGAGAGAGTAATGTAACTCCCGATATTGACCTTCTTATATATACCGAAGCAATGTCCCATGACCATGAGGAGCTTAAGCGCGCTCGCGCACTTGGGATCATCACTATCAATTATTTTGATGCACTTGGCATGGTGGCTAACGAATACTACCTCATTGCGGTTGCGGGGAGTCACGGGAAGACCACCACCACCGCGATGCTTATTGATATTTTTGAAGCAGCGGGCTTTGATCCGAGTGGCGTCGTGGGTTCACTTCGCGCAAAGACCAAAAGCAACTATCGCGCGGGGAAGAGTAAGTATTTTATTGTCGAGGCGTGTGAGTACAAACGTGATTTTCTTTCGCTCACGCCCGATATCCTCGTGATTACAAATCTGGAGCATGAGCACGTTGATTACTACAAAAACCTTGGCGAAGTGCAACAAGCTTTTCGAGAATTTGCATGTCAGGTGAGAGAAGGCGGTGTCGTGATTGTAAATTTTAGCGGTGAAAATATCGCACCAATTCTAGAGAGTGTCACGGTGTCGGTGCAGGACTATGGAAAGTATTTTGACCCACTCCTTTCGCTTATGGTGCCAGGGATACACAACCAGATGAATGCTGCCGCTGCGATAGCAGCGGCGGAGTATGTCGGCATCTCACGAGATGTCGCAAAAGCGGCACTCACCAAGTTTGTGGGTACGTGGCGACGATTTGAATACAAAGGTGAAGTGCAGGGAGCAAAAGTATACGACGATTATGGACACCACCCCACTGAAATTGCAGCGACGCTTCAGGGCGCTCGGGAATTGTATCCCGACAAAAAAATCACCCTTGTGTTCCAGTCGCATACGTACTCACGCACGAATGAACTTTTTGATGACTTTGTAAGTGCACTGAGCAATGCAGACGAGGTGTATATATTACCTATTTATGCAGCCCGCGAAGAAAATGAAAGCGGGGTCTCGCATACACTGCTTTCCGAGGCGGTTGCTAAAGGTGGGGTGTCTATCCATGCGCACGATTCCTTTGAAACAGTTGTAAAAGAACTCAAGGCACACATAGGCACACATGATGTCGTCCTCGTCATGGGTGCAGGGGACATTACGCATCTCGCCACACAACTTGTATCATGA
- the rsmI gene encoding 16S rRNA (cytidine(1402)-2'-O)-methyltransferase, which produces MNGLLSVVATPIGNMEDITLRAIRVLKEADYVLCEDTRVTGNLCKHHGIETKLKRYDAHASEKVHGDILRDLGEGKHIALVSDAGTPGVSDPGVLLVARVRSAGVRIDAIPGASAITALFSIAGVTGNSFVFLGFVPLKKGRQTFFKSLPEYTTPVMFYEAPHRIMKTLTSLAEELPETAQVIIGRELTKMFEEVVTGTPKEVLQYFTDHPDHVRGEFVVLLTQ; this is translated from the coding sequence ATGAATGGATTACTTTCAGTCGTCGCAACACCAATAGGGAACATGGAGGATATTACCTTGCGGGCTATTCGCGTGCTCAAAGAGGCAGACTACGTGCTGTGTGAAGATACACGTGTGACGGGAAATCTTTGTAAGCATCATGGTATTGAAACGAAGTTGAAGCGCTATGACGCACATGCGAGTGAGAAAGTGCATGGTGATATTTTGCGTGATTTAGGAGAAGGGAAGCACATTGCTCTCGTGAGTGATGCGGGGACACCTGGCGTGAGCGACCCTGGGGTACTTTTGGTTGCGCGAGTACGCTCCGCGGGTGTGCGAATAGACGCTATCCCAGGAGCATCAGCGATCACGGCACTCTTTTCTATTGCAGGAGTGACGGGAAATAGTTTTGTATTTCTTGGATTTGTACCACTTAAAAAGGGTCGGCAAACTTTTTTCAAAAGTTTGCCGGAGTACACCACCCCTGTCATGTTCTATGAGGCACCACATCGAATTATGAAAACACTTACATCACTCGCGGAGGAACTTCCTGAAACTGCGCAGGTAATCATTGGACGTGAACTCACCAAGATGTTTGAAGAGGTAGTGACGGGAACGCCAAAGGAAGTACTCCAGTATTTTACTGATCACCCCGACCATGTCCGCGGGGAGTTTGTGGTCCTTTTGACACAATAA
- a CDS encoding type IV secretion system DNA-binding domain-containing protein produces the protein MAFDPNKITFFAKTDARGKNVQFGIKAKDRQRHVYVIGKTGMGKSTLLENMAVQDILNGEGLAFIDPHGSAAETLLKYIPEHRINDVLYFAPFDTEHPVSFNIMEDVGPDKRHLVVSGLMSVFKKIWIDAWSARMEYILQNTLMALLEYPGSTLLGVNRMLSDKDYRNLVVANVKDPGVKSFWVDEFAKYNERYMQEAGDAIKNKIGQFTANPIIRNIIGQPKSSFDIREMMDNKKILIMNLSKGLIGESNANLLGSMLTTRIYLAAMSRADLSPEKMREMPNFYFFVDEFQSFANATFANILSEARKYHLNLTIAHQYITQMEEEVRDAVFGNVGTIVSFRVGPLDAEFLETIFTPQFLATDIVNLGFAQVYMSLMIDGIGSQPFSAVTLPPIAPPVVSCRDMAIAASRAQFSKVRAQVEEDIHKFHERVEVPKKEERRERPATAPLTPRPPRIDEQPRTEVRPVTSRVSREPETPRPPVHEAVASGVEAPKPVVVEIPPPETPVAPVVAREEPKASVSRNSGVPERNERLERTKPPQQKRAPQQVGDLRSVLKKIVESPEVSGEKRNGTSAKPGSEQNRSDLKAALSTVLAHTFPQATPATPEVAPREQTPAAMSVPEVPFTPLTTPIPASTPAPTFIFAPKPASPAPAPSESKMPTPKELERMMRVTTSDKPPLG, from the coding sequence ATGGCATTTGATCCGAATAAAATAACGTTCTTTGCAAAGACAGATGCACGGGGGAAAAACGTGCAGTTTGGTATTAAGGCGAAGGATAGACAGCGCCATGTCTATGTTATTGGAAAGACAGGAATGGGAAAATCCACCTTGCTCGAAAATATGGCAGTGCAGGATATTTTGAATGGGGAAGGACTTGCCTTCATTGACCCACATGGCTCTGCAGCGGAGACACTTCTTAAATACATCCCTGAGCATCGCATCAATGATGTGCTCTACTTCGCACCATTTGATACCGAGCATCCTGTGTCGTTTAATATTATGGAGGATGTGGGTCCTGATAAGCGACATCTCGTGGTGTCGGGGCTTATGTCAGTCTTTAAAAAGATTTGGATTGACGCGTGGTCTGCACGCATGGAGTATATTCTCCAAAATACCCTCATGGCGCTTCTTGAGTACCCTGGCTCCACCCTCCTCGGGGTCAATCGCATGCTTTCGGACAAGGATTATCGAAACTTGGTAGTGGCAAATGTGAAAGACCCTGGTGTGAAATCGTTTTGGGTGGATGAGTTTGCAAAATATAATGAGCGGTACATGCAGGAAGCGGGCGATGCGATTAAAAACAAGATTGGACAATTTACCGCAAACCCTATCATTCGTAATATCATTGGCCAACCAAAATCCTCTTTTGATATTCGCGAGATGATGGACAATAAAAAGATTCTTATCATGAATCTTTCAAAGGGACTCATTGGAGAGAGCAATGCAAACCTCCTCGGCTCAATGCTTACGACGCGTATCTACCTCGCCGCAATGAGTCGTGCCGACCTCTCACCTGAAAAAATGCGCGAGATGCCCAATTTTTATTTCTTTGTGGATGAATTTCAGTCCTTTGCGAATGCAACGTTTGCTAACATTCTTTCTGAGGCACGTAAGTACCATTTGAATCTTACGATTGCCCATCAATACATTACGCAAATGGAAGAGGAGGTGCGGGATGCGGTGTTTGGCAACGTAGGAACAATTGTTTCTTTTCGTGTGGGACCACTCGATGCAGAGTTTCTTGAGACCATCTTCACTCCACAATTTCTTGCGACCGATATTGTAAATCTGGGATTTGCGCAGGTGTACATGAGTCTCATGATTGACGGTATTGGTTCCCAGCCTTTTTCTGCAGTGACGCTCCCACCAATAGCGCCGCCAGTAGTCTCGTGCCGTGATATGGCGATTGCCGCAAGTCGCGCACAATTTTCAAAAGTCCGCGCACAGGTAGAAGAAGATATTCATAAATTTCATGAACGTGTGGAGGTGCCAAAGAAAGAAGAGAGAAGGGAACGTCCCGCGACTGCACCTCTTACGCCACGCCCCCCACGCATCGACGAACAGCCTCGTACTGAAGTTCGGCCAGTGACCTCTCGAGTATCTCGAGAACCAGAAACTCCCCGTCCCCCTGTACATGAAGCTGTGGCCTCGGGAGTAGAGGCCCCTAAGCCGGTTGTAGTAGAAATTCCTCCTCCAGAAACGCCTGTGGCGCCTGTAGTAGCACGTGAGGAGCCGAAGGCATCAGTATCAAGAAACAGCGGTGTACCCGAGCGCAATGAGCGCCTGGAGCGTACAAAACCACCACAACAAAAACGTGCGCCACAACAGGTGGGTGATTTGCGTTCCGTGCTCAAAAAGATTGTAGAGTCTCCTGAAGTGTCGGGAGAGAAACGAAATGGTACATCCGCAAAACCTGGCAGTGAGCAAAATCGCAGCGATTTGAAAGCAGCACTGAGCACTGTGCTTGCGCACACATTTCCCCAAGCAACACCTGCCACACCAGAAGTGGCGCCGAGAGAGCAAACACCCGCCGCGATGTCTGTGCCAGAAGTTCCATTTACCCCCCTCACGACACCTATACCAGCATCTACACCCGCACCCACATTCATCTTCGCACCTAAACCTGCGTCACCTGCACCTGCTCCCTCAGAATCCAAAATGCCAACCCCCAAAGAACTCGAGCGCATGATGCGTGTCACCACAAGTGATAAGCCCCCTCTCGGTTAG
- a CDS encoding NAD-dependent epimerase/dehydratase family protein, with the protein MKLALVTGGAGFIGSHLCERLVADGHKVISLDNYFAGRKENHVEGVEYREGHTKDIALLVPETPDIIYHLGEYSRVAKSLEEPDVVFDLNIAGTFGVLEFWRKAQCKLVYAGSSTKHVEAREDGVTGRDLAPYTWMKAANTELVVNYGHWYALPYAIVYFYNVYGPRERTILDYGTVIETWRQRMLEGKPLMVREPGTQERAFTHVLDTVEGIVLVGEKGDGDNFGIGSDEHFSLLEVAEMFGGVIEMLPQTQSSRTSPDVDAGKVRELGWVPTHHLPDYIKETKSNL; encoded by the coding sequence ATTAAACTTGCTTTAGTGACGGGAGGGGCGGGATTCATTGGTTCACACCTCTGTGAGCGGCTCGTGGCAGATGGGCACAAGGTGATTTCGCTCGATAATTACTTTGCAGGCAGAAAAGAGAATCATGTGGAGGGTGTTGAGTATCGAGAGGGACATACAAAAGACATTGCATTACTCGTCCCTGAAACTCCCGATATTATTTATCACCTTGGTGAGTATTCTCGTGTCGCGAAAAGTCTTGAGGAACCAGATGTGGTATTTGATTTGAATATTGCGGGCACCTTTGGGGTGCTTGAGTTTTGGCGAAAGGCACAGTGCAAACTGGTATACGCAGGATCATCGACAAAGCACGTGGAGGCCCGCGAAGACGGCGTCACTGGTCGCGACCTCGCTCCCTATACCTGGATGAAGGCGGCTAATACGGAGTTGGTAGTAAACTACGGCCATTGGTACGCGCTTCCATACGCTATTGTGTATTTTTATAATGTCTACGGCCCACGAGAGCGTACTATTCTGGACTACGGCACGGTGATAGAGACATGGAGACAACGTATGCTCGAAGGAAAACCACTCATGGTCCGCGAGCCGGGCACTCAAGAGCGCGCCTTTACCCATGTGCTCGACACCGTGGAAGGGATTGTGCTCGTCGGTGAGAAAGGGGATGGAGATAACTTTGGTATTGGTAGTGATGAGCATTTTTCTTTACTTGAAGTCGCGGAGATGTTTGGGGGTGTAATTGAAATGCTTCCACAAACACAATCATCCCGCACATCACCCGATGTTGATGCAGGGAAAGTTCGAGAACTTGGTTGGGTACCTACACATCATCTCCCTGACTATATCAAGGAGACTAAAAGTAATTTATGA
- a CDS encoding glycosyltransferase, which produces MKKILIFSLDYLPGTISGAEAAIEEITKRISPEEIEFHMVTLYYDSAVPRVGKIGNVLIHRVGFFGKPHASLEERRQFPLHYNKHFFQFAAGIKAYFLHRKYHYDGAWAVMAHGTGVPVSIFNLLTKVPYALTLQEGDPPEYIERIMKPVWSLFKRAFTHATVVQPISAFLGAWARRMGYRGDTQIIRNGANPESIKPTFDLSEVETLKQKLGKKEGDIFLMNTARLVHQKGFDTTIHALTLLPAHIKLLVVGGGPDEGMLKSLAEELGLGERVIFTGQIDRSEVTKYRFAGDIFVGPSRSEGLGNAFLSAMACRLPVVATQVGGIADFLFDAKRDPEKGTTGWAVDPESHEQIAEAVHEILAHPEKVRDVTERAREMVVAEYDWDIVAKRMQREVFEKITE; this is translated from the coding sequence ATGAAAAAGATTCTTATTTTTTCACTCGACTATTTACCGGGAACTATCTCGGGGGCGGAGGCGGCGATTGAGGAAATTACGAAGCGCATTAGTCCCGAGGAGATAGAGTTCCATATGGTGACGCTCTACTATGATAGCGCTGTTCCGCGGGTGGGGAAGATTGGGAATGTACTCATTCATCGCGTAGGATTTTTTGGAAAGCCCCATGCGTCACTTGAGGAACGACGGCAATTTCCTCTCCATTACAACAAACACTTTTTCCAGTTTGCAGCAGGCATCAAAGCGTATTTTTTGCACAGGAAATATCACTATGATGGCGCATGGGCAGTAATGGCACACGGAACGGGTGTACCGGTATCGATTTTTAATCTGCTCACCAAGGTACCATACGCGCTCACCCTTCAAGAAGGAGATCCACCTGAGTACATCGAGCGAATTATGAAACCGGTGTGGTCACTCTTTAAACGCGCGTTTACACATGCGACGGTAGTGCAGCCAATATCAGCATTTCTCGGCGCATGGGCAAGACGTATGGGCTACAGGGGTGATACTCAAATCATACGGAATGGTGCAAACCCAGAGTCGATTAAACCGACATTTGACCTCTCTGAGGTTGAGACACTAAAACAAAAACTTGGTAAAAAAGAGGGGGATATTTTTCTCATGAACACCGCACGGCTTGTACACCAGAAAGGCTTTGATACCACTATCCACGCGCTTACCCTTTTGCCTGCGCATATTAAACTCCTTGTCGTGGGAGGTGGTCCTGATGAGGGGATGCTTAAAAGCCTGGCGGAGGAACTCGGTCTCGGTGAGCGGGTGATTTTCACCGGACAGATAGACCGAAGCGAAGTGACAAAGTACCGTTTCGCAGGAGATATTTTTGTGGGTCCGTCACGTTCGGAAGGGCTCGGAAACGCATTTCTTTCTGCGATGGCGTGCAGGCTTCCGGTGGTCGCAACACAGGTGGGGGGTATTGCCGATTTTCTTTTTGATGCAAAACGCGATCCTGAGAAAGGAACGACAGGGTGGGCAGTAGACCCAGAGAGTCATGAGCAGATCGCAGAAGCAGTGCATGAGATTCTCGCGCACCCAGAAAAAGTACGCGACGTGACGGAACGCGCTAGAGAAATGGTTGTAGCAGAATACGATTGGGATATTGTCGCAAAGCGCATGCAACGCGAAGTGTTTGAAAAGATTACGGAGTGA
- a CDS encoding ATP-grasp domain-containing protein: MESALILDGNLKSALASVRSLGGRGITVSVGATRSTGMALHSRFATAVFTYPSPYTHQEGFIEAVKREALRLGGQPVVYAFSDATWLSLYAYREALASHMTLIFPSETSVDIAFDKAATYSLAHISGVHTIPTQAPVTHEEILHLSQSVEYPVVVKSRRSVTWKDGVGIFGTASFAQNAMALVSQFEKITQESGESPLIQTCIFGEEYGVEMLAHKGKPFVLAMHHRLRSLSPTGGASVLKETIGEGDLYHELRGYAEVLVKKLAWSGPIMVEFKVDGDTRKPYLMEINGRFWGSLPLSMAAGADMPYQYFIYATTGKVPSQIAYAREGVVSNHRMGDIMHLLRVLFKRDAMRSLLYPKRTSALQSFCALPKGTVSDVWSLHDPKPALMEIIDIFKKLFPSK, translated from the coding sequence ATGGAATCAGCACTCATTCTCGATGGAAATCTGAAAAGCGCGCTCGCCTCAGTACGGTCGCTTGGTGGGCGAGGAATCACGGTGAGTGTTGGCGCAACACGGAGTACCGGTATGGCACTTCATTCTCGTTTTGCAACCGCAGTGTTCACCTACCCTTCGCCCTACACTCATCAGGAGGGTTTTATAGAAGCAGTGAAGAGAGAAGCACTCCGCCTTGGTGGGCAGCCAGTGGTATATGCATTTAGTGATGCAACATGGCTTTCTTTGTATGCATACCGTGAAGCACTTGCTTCGCATATGACCCTCATTTTCCCCAGTGAGACTTCTGTCGACATTGCGTTCGATAAAGCAGCGACGTATTCGCTCGCACATATTTCGGGAGTCCACACCATTCCTACACAGGCCCCAGTGACTCATGAGGAAATTCTTCATCTGAGTCAAAGCGTTGAGTACCCCGTTGTGGTGAAGTCGCGGAGAAGTGTGACGTGGAAGGATGGGGTAGGGATTTTTGGTACGGCATCATTTGCGCAAAATGCTATGGCACTTGTGTCACAGTTTGAAAAAATTACGCAAGAAAGCGGCGAGTCGCCACTCATTCAGACCTGCATCTTTGGTGAGGAATATGGTGTTGAGATGCTCGCGCATAAAGGGAAACCTTTTGTGCTTGCCATGCACCACAGACTTCGTTCACTCTCACCAACGGGCGGCGCGTCAGTCCTCAAAGAGACTATTGGAGAAGGAGATTTGTATCATGAATTACGAGGTTATGCCGAAGTGCTCGTTAAAAAATTAGCATGGTCCGGACCAATTATGGTGGAGTTTAAAGTTGATGGCGATACACGCAAACCCTACCTTATGGAAATCAATGGACGCTTCTGGGGCTCACTCCCACTTTCGATGGCTGCGGGTGCGGACATGCCGTACCAATACTTTATATATGCAACAACAGGGAAGGTGCCTTCACAAATAGCATATGCGCGCGAAGGTGTGGTGTCCAATCACCGTATGGGGGACATAATGCACCTTCTTCGCGTACTTTTTAAGCGTGATGCGATGCGTTCACTCTTGTATCCGAAGCGTACGAGTGCACTTCAGAGTTTCTGTGCACTCCCCAAAGGCACCGTGTCCGACGTATGGTCCCTCCACGACCCCAAACCCGCCCTCATGGAAATCATAGATATCTTCAAGAAACTTTTCCCTTCAAAATAA
- a CDS encoding PHP domain-containing protein, producing MELTGIMHCHASYSYDAQMSLLEIKALCQKKGIQFVCMTEHTDELTPERAADFVRECGVLSDDTFLFIPGFEVPFMKAHILMIGERTFSGTYAGTIDALKKWTSTAPFVVLAHPVRNHFEVRDALLEEIDALEVWNQQYEGKRVPRTRSLRLFDTLRLKKPALVATGGVDFHRAPHFGAPFITLNATVFSEFDILEKLKIGAFRIHSDEASLYGVLPNAPALISLYRWKSLRSVWIITVGKWVNALLAQLGIRFPKQLTQFVRSRV from the coding sequence ATGGAACTTACGGGTATTATGCATTGTCATGCATCGTATTCATACGATGCACAGATGTCTCTGTTGGAGATTAAAGCATTGTGTCAAAAAAAAGGTATTCAGTTTGTGTGTATGACGGAGCATACCGATGAACTTACTCCCGAACGTGCGGCGGATTTTGTGCGTGAGTGCGGGGTGCTTTCTGATGACACGTTTCTCTTTATTCCGGGGTTTGAAGTGCCTTTCATGAAGGCACATATTCTTATGATAGGCGAACGCACATTTTCGGGTACGTATGCAGGCACCATAGACGCTCTTAAAAAGTGGACGAGCACGGCGCCCTTTGTGGTGCTTGCACACCCGGTACGGAATCACTTTGAGGTACGCGACGCGCTTCTTGAGGAGATAGACGCTCTTGAAGTATGGAACCAGCAGTACGAAGGGAAACGTGTACCACGCACGCGCTCGCTTCGGCTCTTTGATACCCTTCGTCTTAAAAAACCGGCGCTCGTTGCGACGGGTGGTGTGGATTTTCATCGTGCACCACATTTTGGTGCTCCATTCATTACACTCAATGCCACAGTTTTCAGTGAGTTTGATATTTTAGAAAAACTTAAGATTGGTGCATTCCGCATCCATTCTGATGAAGCGTCGCTCTATGGCGTACTCCCGAATGCTCCAGCACTCATCAGTCTCTATAGATGGAAAAGTCTCCGTTCGGTGTGGATTATTACTGTGGGAAAATGGGTGAATGCACTTCTCGCACAGTTGGGTATTCGCTTTCCCAAGCAACTCACCCAGTTCGTTCGCTCGCGTGTGTAG